From Glycine soja cultivar W05 chromosome 4, ASM419377v2, whole genome shotgun sequence, the proteins below share one genomic window:
- the LOC114408342 gene encoding uncharacterized protein LOC114408342 yields MKRKYEDSIRVKRAQLQALRRDFETLAMKDGESVTNYFARTMEISNKMRFHGEKMTDATIVEKILRSLTTNFNYVVCSIEESKDIDVLSIDELQSSLLVHEQKMNKSSTTEERALKASTATIFIPPISEEGEVGEVEVGVKEEENVET; encoded by the coding sequence ATGAAGAGAAAATATGAAGACTCTATCAGAGTGAAGCGTGCACAGCTTCAAGCCTTGAGGAGAGATTTTGAGACACTGGCTATGAAGGATGGAGAATCTGTGACCAACTATTTTGCAAGAACAATGGAGATTAGTAACAAGATGCGGTTCCATGGCGAAAAGATGACAGATGCCACTATTGTTGAGAAGATTTTGCGCTCCCTAACAACAAATTTCAATTATGTTGTTTGCTCAATTGAAGAATCAAAAGACATAGATGTGCTGTCTATTGATGAATTGCAAAGCTCCTTGTTGGTTCATGAGCAGAAAATGAATAAAAGCTCTACCACAGAGGAGCGAGCACTGAAGGCTTCTACCGCTACAATATTCATTCCTCCGATTTCAGAGGAAGGGGAAGTGGGAGAGGTAGAGGTAGGGGTAAAGGAAGAGGAGAACGTGGAAACATAG